CTGTTAAAAATGTCATGTAATAGCCTGGATACACTCCATGCCACATTGCAGAGAGCACAAATGTTGCTGCTGTTGGATAGTAAAGGCAGCGATCATAGCAAACTCTGAAACGAAAAGCAGGTAAATTAACTCCGTTCAGATAATGAATTAACTTAAACAACTAATTAGCTACTTTGTTACAAGGTTTAAACAGCAAAGTTAGAGGGGAAAAGCACAAGGCTCAATAACAAAGACAGTTTTGCTAGCAGTTCTCTTATCTATTTGTCCCGTCACAAATTCTAAGCACTGGGTATTGGTGAAATTATGAAAGTTCAAAGTAAGATAATTTATTAGTTAAGATGTATATAACCAATTTCCAAATTGGAAGCCACCAAGTTCAACAGGGTTGAAGCCAGAGATGGCTTAGAcattgacagtgatccttggaATCAAACTATTAACATGAACACTGAACAATACTTGTACTTCTGTTTACCGTGCACAGTAGTAGAAATTGAGAATTGCAATAGTGAGCAAGTTAGCAAAGCTCTTCTGCTGTAAATAAAAAGATTAATTCAAAATAGTCTAAAGTCCGAAACTAAATTGAATACTCTTGTTTTAAGTCATGTGGAAAACCTAGGAAAGCTGCGAAGAATTCAACTCGGAAAAAAGGAAAAACATTTGCTTAATTCACAAGTGCCAATTAcaaccccccactctccccttcccATGCGGATTCTATGAGTGAGCTGCTAGTCTAATAGAACCGTACTACATTTAGCTCTGCAACAAGGCACTGGAAACAAAGCTCTTACAACAACTCCTGTGGATGGACAACAATTTCCACCAAAACGTGGAACCAAGGAGTAATGAACAGATAAAAATAGAATTTCTCGTGACAGATGTGTGAGATCTCTAGTTTTAACAAAGTCACATTTCATTTTTCCTGCAAtcagcaaccccctccccaccaagttAACTGCAATATTTCATACTTATGTCCAAAGTAACATTGTCATTAACTTAGTTGGCTTACAGGCACTGTTGAACAGGGATTGAAATGAAGGCAGAATATAAAAGGTTCAGGCACACCCAAACCGCAACACATTAGAATGTGGGATCGAATTCTGTACTTATCCCAAACATTGCCTACCATGACAGACTCTTCATAGGGCGTACGGCTCGGTACAAATTAACGTACAGCATGAAAAAAATCATTGTACCCGCACCCCACATCATATTGTTCCACTTAGCTTACTTTAATAGCAGTTTAGGCACAACGTTGATAATGGTGATTGAAATGAAAAAAATCAACTTGTTTACCTCATGATGGGGAACTGGTTTCCAGCCAGTCCTACTTTGCAGGGGACAAATATGCTTTTGTACTCTTGACATGTTAAATGGTTTAACTATAACCCCATCAGAACAAACCGCAGGAATGCCAGCTGCTTTCCTCCAAttcgaaaaaaaaaatcaacgaaGGCGAGTGATATTTGAATTGTGTGTGCTGAGGTGGCCAGGTATTGCCGAATTTCGGACAATACAAGATACACGAAGCCACTTTTATTTTGACCAGCGGCTGCTAGGAGAAATGAAAAGGTCAGGGCAACTACCAAGATGGAGCAGCTCGACCTCTCCAATGAGCTCGGAcgtatacaattcaaaacagggcaattataggttttcttatcaattactcccccttttcattagcttaaaatcaatcttcaatatacataaatcaacaataatacctgttaTACATTAGCCAATCATTTCGTACCCTCTGGCATAACGGCATTTTATTAGTCCATAGAATCTGGAAGCTACCTCCTGTCCTAGCAGACCGCACTTTCTATATCCCTTAGCAATCAAAGTCGCTACCCAAAGTTCAAATGAACATTCCCACAAGTTCTCCCaaaggtcactgccaaaccagattaactCACGACTCCACATCTGGGCAAGCATCTATCTTATCTgtacagtgaataaaccctattcattaAATCTGATTAAGTGTTCTAAATGTTCTAACCATTGAAACTATTTGTAAAACCTTGCATATTCCCAAGATTTTAATATTCTTTTAGAACATGGCTCAGTCCTAATGCCCTTTACCATGATGCTTCGCAGCAATCTGTCTTTGGCTAAGTGAACAGtgattcttaaaaatacattaattcaaaatatcagcatatgtttttaaatcataatcacttgtttaaatctcttacttcATTTCATTTGTGTAAACTGCTTTCATGTTAGCTTATAATtctgttttaaaatcatttaactcaatgctggcagttctgtcagtgccttaatatcTAATGGTTTAAGAATCTTTACTAATCAATTAGGATTCCTCCCCTTACAGGGTGTTTTTGGTGACATTGTATCAAATTGATAAACTTGGGCCATTATATTTTCAGCATGTATATTTGCAAAATCCACGAACAAATGGTTATCTTTTGCGTGTGTTTATTGGTTGTAAAGACTGGTAATGTTCAGCCCATCTCTGAACTGACAGAAAAAACTTCAAAGCTGCTTTCAAATTAATGGAACTATAGAATTTTCAAAAAAACACATTTCCAATATTCATTGTGTTTTGCTTTAGCTTTTTGTGAAGAGAAGTCATAAACTTGCACTCATTATTCATACTATTCAAACAGTGTAGGCTACTTTTGACAAAGAACAAGGCTGCTTATTTCATTGGGGAGTATCTCATCTAATGCTCAATAATATTCAAAAGGTCTTGCCCAATTGCTTTGTTCAATTAACTTCTTGTTTCCAGGCTTTGAGCATTGTAGTGGACAATTCATTCAATATCTCACCCATGCTAGCTCCTTCTGTAAATATTTATATTTCACGAAGTAATAATTTAGCCAATCACAAAGAGCATCTGATTTGATTTCTGTGGAAGCAGTTTCATCTGGTGAGTATAGGTAAAATATATCAGAAGAATGCCCAGATGACAATACCAGTGTCTACTATTGCAGCAGAAGGAAACATCATAACCAGCATTCTCCCATTACTGAGCAGGAATATAACAACCAGCATAGACCATTACAGCATTGGGATACAACATAATTTGCATCTTGTTAATGTGGTATAAAAAACATCCAGTGGTACATCAAAATCATACCCAACGTATATATGCCATACCATTACCTTTTAAACCAGAGTGCGGTCTGTATGTTCCAGTTGTCAATGAACATTTTAAAGCTTGTTGCAAACTGTGAAAAAAACATGGAAATGATGTGGATTACTTTAATATGCATAGGACAAATATAGGAAAGGAAAGCTCAGTAGGGTGAATGCAGTAAATGTTTTCAGGAAAAATTTACATTTCTGAATCTTGGTGGGGAAATTTTATTCTTCCGAACAAAATCTAGGTTAATTTAAATAATGGAGCATCGGCATGGTATGTCTCAAGAGAAAATGCATCTTCCTGTCGCAGAACGAAGTGCAAGCCACAAAGGGATTGTACATTTAGTTTATGTTACTCATAAATTTTCCAGTTTCGGATCTTGTTCCTATCATTTGATTTATATATCTcagcagtactgaaagggctaGGAGTAAGATATCCAGTCTTTAGGTTACAGGCACAGCAAGGCCTAGAGAATTAGAGGAAAAATACTAGGTGTGGGGCTACAAATTAGCAATTGCCCTTGTTAAGAAAAAGGCAACCAAAAATAATTCTCACCTCAATGTTaacaatatttaaatttgaaatCAAGTCCCAACGAGCACTGCCTTTCTCATCATAACCATTGAAGCCAAATCCTGCAGCATTGTTGATAGCATCAGCTgttcaaaataaaattgaatgCTACAATGACAATCACTTATTTTTCACGTACTGTTCTATGAATACATTCAAGAGCTTTTCTTCActatacacacacaaatattaCTGCAAGATATAATTCTCCAATTCAGTTTTATAGGTGGTGTTAGAAATGCTTTTTGCTGTATTATAGCCAAAACGGATATTTTGGTTTGTCCCAAGTGGGGGGACTTCCAGACAAACAGCAAAGTTCAGACCACAGCTTTGTCaggtccacaaaaagcaggacaaatccagcccagccaattactgccagtCTGCtctcaaagtgatggaaagtgtcatTGACAATGCTATTAActggcatttactcagcaataacctgcccaaaactcagtttgggttccccaGGGCACTCAACTCCTTGACCTCATTATAACCGTGGTCTGTATTCCCCACTATCAAAGTTTTGGGGCTACCACTGATTGGAAATTGACTAGACCAGCAatataaatactttggctacaaaaacaggtcagaggcaaggaatcCCGCAGTGAGAAACCCACTTGAttctccaaagcctatccaccatctataaggtacaagtgaggagtgtgatgtaatactcttcccttgtctggatgagtgcagctccaacacacaaagctcaacaccatccagaacaccatcctgcttgattggcatcccatccaccattcTCTCTACCACAATGGCAGTAGTGTACACCATCTTCAAAATGCACtacagcagctcaccaaggctgCATCAACACCTTTTAAACCAGAGACTTCCATCACCTCAAAGgtaaagggcagcagatgccacCACTTataattcccctccaaaccactcactatcCTAACCTGGAACTCTAATCACCTTTTCTTTGCAGTCGCAAtgtctaaatcctggaactccatttctaacagcattgtggtattcctacaccacatggactgcagcagttcacgaaggtggctcaccaccaccttctcaaggacaattaaggatgggcaataaaggctgaccAATGACATCCACATCCGTGAAAGAAAAAGCGAGGTGTTGTATTTGACTACTACTGCTTTCATTGGGTTGCCACAGAACTCTCCACCATTACAGAATGCATTATCGTGTCCatgttaaaaaaaatctaaaacGTCACAAATGAAGACAAAGCCAGGCACCACCAGACAAGCCCACCCAACATGCTAAATGTCCTAGAGATTCCAGTCTTTCCCCATAACCAGCATTTTCCTCTCGTTTGTGTCCTGGTGCCCCTCAGAAGGCCAAATCAAATAGAGGCTAAACAAGGGGCAAGTGGGACTTCCAGTTCTCACCGGGGGATTTGCCAGAAAATCTGATCAGCCAGTCACTCCATCAGACTCGGCAGCACAAAAAGTGCATCAGTGGCAGCTGCCAGAACTGCAGGAGAAGGAAGGCAGCAAGTGGCCCATGAATCCCCAGAGCAGGTAAGTCCGCAATCTCGGGAAGATTTGGGTATGTTAGGGAGATGAATGTGGGAGTTGGGTTGAAGACTGCGGACACACAAGGAAGTAAGGCAGGTTCCCTCTTAGGGTGGAAACCCCACAATTGACAAAAGGAAGCCCCGGAAACACTCTTCCTTCCCTCCTATCAAAGAACTGACTGAAAAAAAGTCTACCCCGTTCCTGCCCTACTGCCCATTCCAAACAATTTTGGTCGTGGAGTGTATCAGAGTCAATTGGCTTGATAACTAACCTTATTGACCCTTGATTACTTATTTGAATATGGTGGCACACTGTGAATTTTGGCACATAGGGTgagcaggagggtggtgggtgggcatTCATCCTATTTTATGTGGCCCCGTGCCTAAAACACATCGGATAGAGGTACATAAAATACAATACAAAATTAAATACTGGAGTTTATCTTACCCACAAGACCCACATCCTTATCTCTTGATCCGATTCCTACTAAAACTGTTAACCATCCAACTTCCCTTGCTAATCTCGTTAAATTATAAATGGTTCCTGCTCTTCAAGTGCTGACCCATCCCTTTAACTAGAAATCAGGCTTCAAAAGAAAAGTTCTCAACTACTCAACATTACTAAGTTTCAACCGGCCAATTTAGGTTTTACATGACATCAGAagatgattttgtttttaaaaataggtTCTATTTATCTATTCATAGTTTTAACCACTTGAGGTCACCATTACACTGTTCCAGGCCTGGAGATTTATTCCATTAAAACACATTTTTCAGCGTTCTATGTATAGAAAAAAAATGCAGTCCCAAATATTTCAAACATTTGGCTCATGCCAGTTAAAGGCATTTGAAGTGCTCACCAAGATTCCAAACAAAATAGTATTTTGGCCTGGCAGCCAATAATGAAAAATACAGGTAGAACATTCTACTCGTTAAGGACATCGTATTCACAAAGGTTTCATCGATATTGTATTCCACTGGGAACACCTTTGTGACTGTCAGATGAAATGACAAAGAAATTCCACAAACAAGGAGCTTGAACAGTACAGGTTTCTGAAAGAAAGCACAGAAGGAAGTTAATCATTAAAACTATAAAACAAAAATGTTAAATATACTCGGTTTCAAAAAAGTATATTTCTGTTGCTCATTGTTGTAGTCAATGTTTATGCttaattaaaaatatttaatatttCAGCTCTTTTTAAGCACTAAAATTCCACTTTGCTGTTTTACTTGCATTGCTTATTTCAAACTTTTGATGCAAGTGATTGAATGGTCGTAGTTATTTCAACCAATTAAttgcttttcagactggaaacactTAAAACAGCAGAAACAAAAAATGTATATGCTGGAAATTCAAGATAAtagcattttcttttcatttcatttcaaaaCAGAAAGGAAACTTGCCAGAATTTACCTTCCTCAAGTTGCTCTAGATTTTTATGGGTGTTCTTTCTTGCTGTAaaactcttgcacacactcaacCAAAAAAGAGAATATTTTTAGAAGTATATTGCTCTGCAACTCCAACTTATATTCCTGCTTTTGGCTCAAAATAATTCTATCATTCTTTTCTAATTGTGGCAGACTCCTTTTCTCAGCTGCCATTGTCCAGTGGACTGGAAATTCCGTGCATAAAACCCTGGAAACAACTTAAAGGAACATAAGACTTAAGAGCATGTATAGGGCCCTCAaggctgctccatcattcaagatCATGAATGACCCAACTGTGGTCTCAACCGCACCTTTcaattcctcccccacccccccccctaaaAAACACCCTAGTCTCCCTCATTTATCAAAAATATAGCcaattcagccttgaataaattgatTCATTTAATAATCCAGTTTCCAGTGCATTCTGGGAACAATAATTCCACACACTAAAGACCCTCAGAAAAATATCTTATTTCCATCTCAAGGGAAATCTCTTATTCTTAAATTGTGTTCTAGTTACAGCCTCCCTACAAGAGGGAGGCTATAACTCCACtcaatcaagtcccctcagatctcatacatttcaataaaatcacctctgtTCACAACTCCAAATGGGTACAgacccaacctttcttcataagataaacccatcatcccaggaatgagtcaagtgagccttctctgagctgcttgtAAATGCACTTCGATCCTTATtccaataaggagaccaaactgtacacagtactccagatgtggtcgcaGCAAAGTCCTCTAGagttgcagtaaaacttccctacttttatattccattccccttgcaataaatcaacattccatttgttgtACCTGGCTACTAACTTTATGATTCATGGGACCAAGACACTCCAATCCCTCTATACTGCAGAATtctacaatctctctccattgaaataGTATACTGTTTTCCTGCTCTTCATGCCAAGGGGGAACAACTTGTATCTGTTGACTTGACAACATACAATAAAACTACTCCACACAGCAGCACAAAGCTTCATGTGATCTAAAATAAAACAATGACAAATTACACAAAAATATATTTTCCCCATTAAAAGGTAGCCTCCATTTTTCTTCCGTTTTTGGTtcaagcatggctttgtcagctgTCTAATAAGCCTTCTTAATTCTCAGTGATTGGAAAAAAAGGGGGCTGTTCAAATGGCCTCAACTTGAAATGCCTTACAATCCAAGTTTCGAATCAAGTCATTTGTGGTAAAATCTTCAAGTGGAACTAATCAAGCCCCCAGTGGAGGGGCTGAAGAATTTGTCCCAAATTTCTGGCAATGGTGGAGGGGTGGTGCGATAGTGTTACCAAAGAAAAACTGTGGGGCAAAACCAATTGAGGTAATGAAAGAAATCTTAAAATTTTACAAACTGCAACATGGAACCATATCATCAGTTTTGTAACATGTTTGCATTCTTCTGAAGCATGTGGTTTCCCTTGAGCAAGATAAGCCACACTACTAAAAGATGTTTAAAAGATACTTAAATGTAGTAGGATAAATGAATAATAACTCGAAGTAAATCAAATCATGTCATGTGTAATAAACCTTCCAAAGATGTCAACTAGATTTACCAGTTTGTTGCTTAAAAGAATGAAATTCTAAGATGAAACAAGAGTACCAAATAAAACCTACCACAGGCGAAGGTTCACTTTTTCCACGTTGTCCATTTCCTCTTCCATTTACTTCAGCACATTTCATGTGTAATGTTCTGCCTTCAATAAAAGCCATATAGTCTTTGTATGTATATAATGGTCCTGCTAAGATACCCATGAAATTACAGTTGTAGCTTAAATATTCCAATAGACTTGGCATGGTTCTGGAATTCAAATcacaggggagaaaaaaaaaagagcacATAATTACAGTGAGTACACCCCTAATTATCCCAACAATACTTTTAACAACCTGAGTAGAGAGACCTAATATTTTCTGAAGCTGTGGATTACATAAAAAAcactattaaaataaaaacaagtgGGTGGAAAGAAGCATGCCAAGTAAAACGACGCAAAATAACTTGCTGCTGAGAATTAGTGAAAATGTATAAAGATTTTCCCTTCCAAAAATTTCCATGCTGAATTTCAACCCCAACTTCCTTTTTCTCCTCATTGAGGTATAGCTATTAGTTCAGATAGACTTTAGTCTGAAACTTTGCATTTGGGTTTTCAAAACAATCAAATGGTGTCAGTGCCGGCAATCCTGAACTATTAGAGTGCTGTCAGCTGCTATTCAATTGTTTATGTTTATCTACTAATAAAGCAACATCAGTGAAAACTGAACTTTTCAAATGTGCTGGCAACTAAAATTCAAAGAAAAATCAGCAGAACAAGAAACAGAAGCCGCTTCAGAGCCAGCTACTACTCCCTTCATGAAAAATTCACGATCTTCTAGCTTGACACCAATTTAATTCCAAAGAATCTGTAACCAATATTGGAGCAGATGCCAATATTGAATTTTTAAACTCTCTatgttaaaaatggacaaattgaTGCAGACTTGCAACAGAATGCCCAATCTTGAAAAAGTTTGAAGACTGAACAGCTAAACATTGATTTCAGAAATCAATACATACTGCAATGAGGATGCAGGCAGAGCTCAGCATGTAACAGGTAGATGTGCCTATTAATCTATGTGTTGATGTCAAATGCAATGGTATTCCAAAACCCAGAAGAGCAACCTGGAACACAGGTTGTTAGTGGTGTATATCTGCAATGTGTGAGAAATGAAAGATGCAGAGCTCTTAAGATTCAGATGGATCTAGGTTTCCTAGTGCATGAAGTATAAAAGGCAaagtaggtacagcaagtaattaggaaagctaacagaatgtGTTAAGGCACCGGAGTAAAAGGAAGATTCAAGAATTGAGCAAAATCAAGATTAAAAATGAAATTGGGATAAAGTAAAGAAACTGGATATAAAGGATGATTGCAATTGTCTGAAGGGGTGATTGATATGCAAATTAGCATAGCAAGTGTTCACCTAAGTGACGAGGGGAAAACAATGGTACATAAAGGTGAATATAATTTTCAGCTATCTGCCAAAAGCCTGCTCTGAGGTATTAATGTACCATAACAAAGGGAAAAGATTATAACTAGAAGAGGATATCGGAGTACAGCAGGGGAGAAACAGCTTCCGTCATAGTCACACCTAGCTGGAGAAAGCAGACACTCCTAATgtgagaaaagatttacaagccaATGAGAAACAGTCAAGCCTTGTAATCAATTAGTAAAGAATACTTAAAAGAAAATCCACAATAAGACTATAATACACtaccacacacactaacccacgtCCCCAGCTACCTATGTTTCCTGAACTCAAATgcccttttcccaaacaacatccaatattataTAACTTTGAGCCAAACCCAGCATACAGTTACCACCCACAGGATATTTTCCAGGTTTGGGAAGACCGTCTTCAATTCAGTGTAGCAGTTCTtcaagagttttttttttaaatagcagaGTTTCAGCAACAACTGGGAGTATCTGCTTTCACTAGCTGGCTGTGGCTAGGATGGTAGCTACCTCTCCCCTGCTGTACTTGGATATCCTCCTACAGTTATAATGCTCTTTCCCTTTGATGTTATGCTAGCTTAATACCTCAGTCAGCTTTTAGCATATAGCTGAAACTTATATTCACTATTATGTACTATTGTTTTCCCCCTAGTCACTTAGGTGAACACTTGTTTTCCTACTGCTATGCTAATTTACATCTCAAGAACACCCCTTCCGGCAACTGCAATTATCCTTTACATACAGTTTATTTTATCCCAATTTCATTTTAATCTTGATTTTACTCAATTCTTGAATTTTCCTTTTACTCTagtgccttaaaacattcaaataGTTTTTCTAATGACTTGCTGTATCTACCTTGCCTTTTATACTTCATGCACTAGGAAACCCAAATCCATCTGAATCTCAAGAGCTCTGCTTCTCTATTTAAATATgttgtttttattcttcctgttaaaatggacaatttcacatttaccCATATAtagtccatttgccagatctttgcccactcacttaacccatgTCCCTTTATAACTTCCTTAGGTCCACTTCACaactacttatctttgtgtcatcagcaaatttagcaaccaggtCGAGACcccagcatggatccctgtggtacaccactggttacACCCTGcccaccagaaaaagacccatttaagcCCACTGTTTCctattagctagccaatcttctatccgtgccaatatgttaccccctatatCACAATTTTCCACAATAATCTTTGCTATGGAACCTCatcaaatgcctcactgaaaaTCCAAAGTGCAGCATATCCACAGCATgagactccttcaaagaactccaataaattggttaaatgaCAACAAGCTTTTTTCAACAGCAACTCCCAATCCTACACCCTCCATAATCAGGAAATACAGTTTTACCATTTCCTAAATAGTTGCTTGGTCAGAatactgaaattctgtatcttgCTGACATCATTAGCAAAAGGACTGCAGCCAATACCATTTCAAGGCAAATAGGGATGTAAAGTAAGTGTGGCCTTGCTAGCATCACTCATTCCAATaataaattgagggggggggctgtggttAGGATGGGAGAAAACAACAACAGTTGGAACTCTTGACTattgttttcattttaatcagtagTTGCTAATTGAATTTTAGgaaggatttcatagaaaccctacagtgcagaaggaggccattcggcccatcgagtctgcaccgaccacaatcccacccaggccctacccccacatatttacccgctaatccctctaacctacgcatcccaggactctaaggggcaatttttaacctggccaatcaacctaacccacacatctttggactgtgggaggaaaccggagcacccggaggaaacccacgtagacacgaggagaatgttcaaactccacacagtgacccgagccgggaatcgaacacgggaccctggagctgtgaagcagcagtgctaaccactgtgctaccgtgccgcccaaatttgcTCACAATTAAGTGGTGGTAGCTGACAAAATTGTGATTCTTGAACAGGAATACAGGCCAGTTTATGTATTGAGGCACTCAAGAGTAAAAAAAGCTTCTCCGCGGATAAGTCAATAtcaaaactcctaacaatgtgttCTTGCAAGGTTCTCTTTAACTGCCATGAGAACGCGCCTCAGATTCAAGGTCTCCATAGAAGATTTGCATTGGCAAGCAAGTGTCAGTCATTCTGGCTATGTAACTAGCCCAATTCAATTGTAACTATCTCAGTATGGTGAATGCTTGGCATGCCTGGTTGGGTAAACACCACAGATGCCTGATATTTTGTCCTGCCACCTGATCTTTAGAAGCATTCAACAGCAGTGTATGTACTATTTCAGTGCACAGACAGAAAACCACAAATCCCAAAGCTTGGCTGGCTGTATGAATagtaagaaagagagagagaagaccaaTGAAAACGAAGTGTTAAGGACTGTAACAATGAATGGAATTTTCCTTTTTTGCAGTGTGGCAGCAGTAAGGAAAAATGGAGTTCAAGCCGCTGGCCAGTATGATGGCTTTTTCTGCCTTATTCTCAGGACTTAATCGAAAAAAATTGAAAGGCCAGGTCCCACAATGTCATGCTGGTGGGTGGGCTCAATCAGAGCCAGCAACTTAGCTTTTTCAAAAAAAGATTGGGACGCCATTACCCGAGCTCTGCCAGCGCGTCCGCCCACCAGGTGCATACCAGAGACCATTTATAATTCACGTTAGCGTGCCCTCACACCAATGTGAATGGATAATGCAACAGCTTGGGGCAGGCTGGAGAGATAATCAGGCATTGAGGTCTGATAATTACATTCAGATTAATCATAATGGAGTTGCGGACATTGAATGTTGGGATTCCAATTATGTCTCTGGGAGGagtgatgatgggggggtgggggaagaggagagagacaggGCAATCATGATAGGAGACTTTCTCTTGAGCAGAAAATCCTAGCCAATATCTTTACACTGCTCTAAAAGTACATACTAAATTTACACTGATGCAAGCCTACTTATCTATATTTTGATTCAGTGAATCAGAATTCCCACATACTTAAATGTGTACACAACATGACACAATTGTCTCTAAATACAAGTTCCCCCAGATGATTCATCTCTGTTCTTCAATAATTGAAGAAAATCAGTGACTGAGCAACAAGCT
Above is a window of Mustelus asterias chromosome 5, sMusAst1.hap1.1, whole genome shotgun sequence DNA encoding:
- the mboat2b gene encoding lysophospholipid acyltransferase 2b isoform X4 gives rise to the protein MARKEEHLTPVQKSLAIQTMPSLLEYLSYNCNFMGILAGPLYTYKDYMAFIEGRTLHMKCAEVNGRGNGQRGKSEPSPVKPVLFKLLVCGISLSFHLTVTKVFPVEYNIDETFVNTMSLTSRMFYLYFSLLAARPKYYFVWNLADAINNAAGFGFNGYDEKGSARWDLISNLNIVNIEFATSFKMFIDNWNIQTALWFKRVCYDRCLYYPTAATFVLSAMWHGVYPGYYMTFLTGIPMTLAARAIRNNFRSYFTKSPAIELFYDVITWIATMIAISYTVVPFVLLSVESSLKFYRSWYYCLHVVALLIILVLPMKPRRKENEQNHSKQRHLEVENVLTMNSYSATNNNLSQIPRPS
- the mboat2b gene encoding lysophospholipid acyltransferase 2b isoform X3, with amino-acid sequence MIIVGAGHMHKFCFVIAFGYLTLCQVSRVYLFDYGQYSADFTGPMMIITQKITSLAFEIHDGMARKEEHLTPVQKSLAIQTMPSLLEYLSYNCNFMGILAGPLYTYKDYMAFIEGRTLHMKCAEVNGRGNGQRGKSEPSPVKPVLFKLLVCGISLSFHLTVTKVFPVEYNIDETFVNTMSLTSRMFYLYFSLLAARPKYYFVWNLADAINNAAGFGFNGYDEKGSARWDLISNLNIVNIEFATSFKMFIDNWNIQTALWFKRVCYDRCLYYPTAATFVLSAMWHGVYPGYYMTFLTGIPMTLAARAIRNNFRSYFTKSPAIELFYDVITWIATMIAISYTVVPFVLLSVESSLKFYRSWYYCLHVVALLIILVLPMKPRRKENEQNHSKQRHLEVENVLTMNSYSATNNNLSQIPRPS